In a genomic window of Saprospiraceae bacterium:
- a CDS encoding TetR/AcrR family transcriptional regulator encodes MISEQQEKLLKRVEELFLRYGIKSLTMDDVARELGISKKTLYQFVDNKDDLVLKVMERHIHEDCQQAEALRAESNDALDEILKVIQYNAVDLGRMKSNIVFEMQRFYPAAWEKMEQFTWEFMYKIVLDNLEWGIRDGLYRADFDADIMARMHIATMLQLFDERIFPKPPYSLEKLFKEYMEHYLYGIISEKGSQILKAKLS; translated from the coding sequence ATGATTTCAGAACAGCAGGAAAAACTACTGAAACGAGTGGAAGAGTTGTTTCTCCGCTACGGCATAAAAAGCCTAACGATGGACGACGTGGCGCGAGAGCTGGGCATTTCCAAAAAAACCCTCTATCAGTTCGTTGACAACAAAGATGACCTCGTGCTAAAAGTGATGGAGCGTCACATACATGAAGATTGCCAGCAAGCAGAGGCGCTAAGAGCAGAGTCGAACGACGCGCTGGACGAAATTCTCAAAGTGATACAATACAACGCCGTGGATTTGGGCCGCATGAAGTCGAACATCGTGTTCGAGATGCAACGTTTCTACCCGGCTGCTTGGGAAAAAATGGAGCAGTTCACTTGGGAATTCATGTACAAAATCGTGCTCGACAACCTCGAATGGGGCATCCGCGACGGCCTCTACCGCGCTGATTTCGACGCGGACATCATGGCCCGAATGCACATAGCCACCATGCTCCAACTGTTCGACGAGCGCATCTTCCCAAAGCCCCCTTATTCCCTCGAAAAACTCTTCAAAGAATACATGGAACACTACCTCTACGGCATCATTTCCGAAAAAGGGTCACAAATTTTGAAAGCAAAACTATCCTGA